In the genome of Streptomyces sp. SAI-127, the window GGTGCGTGGGGGTGTCGATGCCATGGGGGCCATCTTCCCCGCGCGGGACGGCGTGATCCAGATCGGTTGCGTCAGAATGAGAGGCGGACGGGCCGCGACGAGGGGACGGACGCATGACGCAGGCGGAGCCGTCGGCGCAGGAGCTGATCCTGCGGCGCACACGGGCCGGGTTCGTGGGCCGCGAGAGCGAACGAGCCACGTTCCTGCGGAACTTCGACATCCCGGCCACCGACGCCCGGCACCGCTTCCGGTTCCACGTCCACGGCAGCGCGGGCATCGGAAAGACCTCCCTGGTCCAGGAGTTGGCGCAGCTCGCCCGTGAACGCGGGGCGCTCACCGCCTACGTCGACGACAGTGTCGGCAGCGTGCCGGAGGCGATGGAGACCCTGTGCCGTGAATTCGCCGACCAGGGACGGCGGTTGAAGGATCTGGAACGGCGCCTGGCGACCTGGCGGGAGCGGCGGCGCGAGGCGGAGGCGGCCACCCTCGCCGCGCTCGCGCCCGAGTCCTCGACGGAGCCGGCGTCGGCCGGAAGCAGGATGGCGGTGGACGTCGGCCTGGGCGCACTGGAGGCCGCCCTGCCGGGCGTCGGCCTGGTCACCCGGGCCCTTCCCGCCGACCGGCTCGCCCAGGGGGCCGACCGGCTGCGGGCCGGCCTCGGCGCCCGCTTCCGCAACCTCGACGACGTCGACCTGGTGCTCACCCCGGAGCGGATCCTCACCCCCGTACTGCTCGGCGAACTGAGGGCCGCCGCCTCCGCCGTACCGTGGATCGCCCTGTTCTTCGACACGTACGAGCGGACCGGCCCCTTCCTCGACCCGTGGCTGTACGACGTCCTCACCAAGCCCCGCGAGCACGGCCGGCTGCCCGCCGCCGTCGTCGTGGTTACCGCGGGGCAGCGGCCCCTGGACAGTGCCCGCTGGGGCGGCCTGGACTCGGTGGCGGAGGTGCCGCTCGCCCCCTTCACCGAGGCCGAGTCGCGCCGCCTGCTCGCCGCGCGGGGCGTCGTGGCCGAGCCGGTCGTCGAGGAGGTGCTTCGCCTGACGGGCGGCCTCCCGGTCCTCGTGTCGACGCTCGCGGCCAGACGCCCCGACGGCCCGGACGACGTGATCGACCCGAGCAAGACCGCGGTGGAACGCTTCCTGAAGCCGGAACCGGAGGCCCGCCGTAAGGTCGCCAAGGCCTGCGCGCTGCCGAGACGGCTGGACGCGGACGTCTTCCGGGTGCTCGTCGCCGCCCCCGAAGACGAACTGGACGCCCAGTACACGTGGTTGACCGGGCTGCCGTTCGTCGCACAGCGCGGGGACCGGCTCCAGTACCACGACGTCGTACGCGCGCAGATGCTCCGGCTGGAGCGGCGCCGGTCCCGGACCGAGTGGACGACCCGGCACCGCCGGCTCGCGGAGGCGTTCGCCGAGTGGCGCGAGGACGCCGGATTCGGCCGCCGCGCCAAGGAGTTGTGGGCCGACGAGGAATGGTGCGAGCTGCGCCTGGAGGAGATGTACCACCTGCTGTGCGCCCGCCCGCCCGCGGCGCTCGCCGAGGCGCTGCGCGGGTTCGTCGTGGCCTGCCGCGAGGACGAGGTCGTCGCCCGCCGCTGGGCACGGATGCTGGAGGAGGCGGGCGACGCGGCGGACAACGCCGTACTGCGCGAGTGGGGGCGGTCGTTGGCCGCGGCGCTCGCGGACGAGGAGAGCGGGGTGACCAGGGCGACGGACCTGCTCCTGGCCCGTCCCGGTCTCGACCCGGCGGGGCGGGCGGAGGCGCACGCGCTGCGCGGCAGGGACCTGCGCAACCGCCAGGAGTACGCGCAGGCGCTCGAGGAGTACGACCGTGCGGCCGAGCTCGACCCGGACCAACCGCTGGCCCACTACGGCCGGGGCGTCACCCACCAGCTGCTGGAGGACTACCCGGCGGCCCTGGCCGCGCTCGACCGAGCCGTCGAACTGGCCCCCGACAACGGGTGGATCCTCGCCGAGCGGGCCGAGACCTACCGTCTGGCGTCCCGTCTCGAGGAGGCGGACGCCGACTTCAGCCGTGCCGTCGCCCTCGACCCCACCGACGACATCGCCCTGACCGGGCGGGCGGTGTGCCGGCACAGCATGGGCCGGCTCGACGAGTCGCTCGCCGACTTCAACCGTGCGCTGAGCATCGACCCGGAGTACCTGTGGGCGCTGGTGCGCAGGGCCCGGCTGCACCGTGCGCGGGGCGACCTGGACAAGGCGTTCGCCGACCTGGACCGGGCGGCCGCGCTCGCGCCCGAGCTGGCCTGGGTCGCGTCGGAACGCGGCGACGCGTACCGGCTCGCCGGGCGGCACGAGGAGGCGGTGGCGGAACTGGGGCGCGCGGTCACCCTGGAGCCGGGCTACGCGTCGGCGCTGGCGAGCCGCGCCCAGTCCCTGTACGAACTCGGCCGGTACGAGGCGGCGCTGGCCGACTTCGACCGGGCCGTCGAGCTGATCCCCGACTACGCCTGGGCGCTGGCGATGAGATCCCGGGTGAGGAGTCGGCTGGACGACCAGGACGGCATGTTCGAGGACCTGCGGCGGGCCGTCGGGGCGGAGCCGGACGCCCTGTGGATCCAGGCCGAGCTGGGTTGGGCGTACTGGACAGCGGGGCGGCACGACGAGGCGTCGGCCGCCCTCCAGGCTGTTCTGGCACAGGACCCCGCCCACGAGACCGCCCTGGCCGGACTGGGAGCGATCCACCACACCCGCAAGTCCTACGAGGAGGCCCTCCACCACCTGGACCGCGCCGTGGCGGCCGACCCCGAGTACGCCTGGGCCTACGGCCGGCGGGGCCGGGTGTGTCTGGCGATCGGCCGCACGGAGCAGGCTCTGTCGGACCTGGACCGCTGTGCGGCGCTGGACGCCGAGGTGACGTGGGAGCGGGGCGCGGCGATCGAGCTGCTGATGTGGTGCGGGCGAGGGGAGGAGGCGGGGGAGCGGTTGTCGGCGACCGATTCCGCGGAACTGGACGACGTCCGGGCGGAACTCCACCGCCACCACGGCGAGTGGACGCAGGCCCGCGCGCTCGCCGAGCGCCTGCGCACCACGGACCCCCTCGTCGGCACCTTCCAACTGGCCATGACGGTCCACTGCTCCGAAGGACCGGCCGCCGCCGAACCCCTCTGGCGCGACCTGTCCCACCTGGTCGAGCAGGACCCCGAGATGACACCCGTGATGCGAGCCCAGGCCCACTGCTTCCTGGGCTGCGCCCTGTCCGACGACCCGACGGCGGACGCGGGCCTGTCCGAACTCCTCACCCTCACCCCGGAATGGGACGACCTGGCGACCCTGGCCGGCATCCTCGCCGAACTCGTGACCGCTCCTGCCCCGGGCCCTCCCTCCCACGCCACCACATACCTGACAGCGGTGACCGAGGCGAGGGACGCGATTCAGGCCATGTGGGCTGCGAGGAACTGAGGAAAGGGAGTCACCCCGCCCGCCCGCCGCCCCCGTCCCTGGCGTCATAAGCCCGCCGGGCCTCCTCCACCCTCTCCAGGTTCGGTGACCAATCCGCCAGTGTCGCGAACAACGGGGCCAGGCTGCGGCCCAGTTCGGTGATCTCGTACTCCACGCGGGGCGGGACCTCCGGGTGGTACGTGCGGTGGACCAGGCCGTCGCGTTCCAGTTGGCGCAGGCGCTGGGTCAGGACCTTGGGGGTGATGGTGGCGATCCGGCGTTCCACTTCCACGAAGCGCTGACGGCCGTACTCGTGGAGGGCCCAGAGGATCGGTGTGGTCCAGCGGCTGAAGACGATGTCGACGACGGGGGCGATGGGGCAGGCGTTCTCCGGAGGGACACCGGTCCTGGGCCCGCGGCCGCGCGCTGTGGTCTCCGTCACATCAACCCTCTCCGTCCATTACTTTCCTCTAGGTACCTACTGGCTTCCCGATAGTAGCTTCGCCGTGTGTCCACAGGAATCAGTCCAGGACCTCGGACCAGGACCTCGGAAAAGGGGAGCAACATGATCGTGGTGACCGGTGCTACGGGGAACGTCGGGCGGCCCCTCGTGAGGGAACTCCTCGCGGCCGGGGAGCAGGTGACTGCCGTCTCCCGGCGAAGCCCCCGTGACAACCCGGCAGGGCTACGGCATCACCAGGCCGACCTCGCCGCACCCCAGACCCTCAAGCCCGCCCTCGAAGGGGCCGAAGCGCTCTTCCTCCTGACCTCCGGCGACTTCGTGGCCCAGGGCGGCAACCTCGACGACGTCCTCGAAGTCGTCCGGGCCGGCGGTGTTCGGCGAGTCGTGCTGCTGTCCTCGCAGGGCGTCGCCACCGGCGACCATCCCACCGAACTGGAGGACGCCGTAAGGCGGTCGGGGCTCGAATGGACCATGCTGCGGCCCGGCGGGTTCCACTCCAACGCCCTCCAGTGGGCCGGTGCGGTGCGCGCCGAGCGCACGGTGGCGGCGCCGTTCGGGGACGTCGCACTGCCGACCGTCGATCCGGAGGACATCGCCCAGGTCGCCGCCGTGGCGCTGCGGGACCCCAGCCATGCCGGCCGTATCCACGAACTGACCGGGCCCGCCCCGATATCCCCCCGGCAGCAGACCGCCGCGATCGCGGACGCGGTGGGCGAGCCGGTGCGGTTCGTCGAGCAGACCCGGGGCGAGGCCAGGGCGGAGATGGTGCGGTTCATGCCGGAGCCGATCGCGGACGCCACCCTCGACATCCTCGGCAACCCGTCACCCGGCCTGCGCCGCGTCAGCCCGGACATCGAGCGGGTACTGGGCCGTCCGCCCCGCGCCTTCGCCGACTGGGCGGCCCGCAACGCCTCCGTCTTCCGGTGACCTGCGATTTCCGGGTGATAGCCGTACTTCGAGGACCAACCGGGTCGCACCTCGCATACCCACACGCCCCCTGAACCTCCCACCCCCCCGTCGATTACAGTGCTGAGCGTCGTACATACGGACGGTCGCCGTGGGAGGTCTTGGTGGGTGCGACAGCCGGGGCCGTCGTCTGGGGGCGTGCCGAGCAGCAGGACTTCCGTAGCCGGGTGCGTGGGACGCTCCTCGGGGTGGCCGTGGGTGACGCGCTGGGCGCGCCGGTCGACGGGCTCGGACTGGACGAGATCCGGGAGGCGTACGGCGCCGAGGGGCTCGTGGACCTCGGATTCGGGTACGGCCGCCGCGGCGCCGTCACTCATCTCACCCAGCTCAGCCTCTTCACCGTGGACGGGCTCATACGGGCCCAGGTCCGCCGGGACACCGGCGCCTGGCATCCGCCCACCGACCTGCACCGGGCCTATCTGCGGTGGGCCGCCACCCAGCGGGACTGGGGACCCGACGAGCGGCGCAAGGACGATGGCTGGCTGGCCCGGGAGGAGTGGCTGTACGCCCGCCGCGACCCGACCCGGTCCCTGCTCCTCGGGTTCGGCGACGACACCATGGGGACGCTGGAGTCGCCCAAGAACCCGGACGAACTCGGGCCCGAGGCCACCGCCCGGTCCGCGGCCTTCGGGCTGCTGGTCGGGTGGGAGCCGCAGCTCGTCGTACAGCTGGCCGTCGAGTGTGCCGCGCAGACCCACGGGCACCCCGTCGCCTATCTGTCGGCGGGCGCGTACGCCGTGATCGTGCACGCGCTGGCCCTCGGCGACAGTCTCGACGGGGCGGTGCAGCGGGCGCTCGCGCTGCTGGCCGCGCGGCCCGGGCACGAGCCCGTGTCGGACGCGCTCCAGCACGCCCTGGGTGCCGTACGGCAGGGGATGCCCACCCCGGCACGCGTGGAGGAACTCGCCGCCGACGGTTCGGCGGACGGGCTGCTGTCCGCCGCCGTGTACTGCGCGCTGGTGGGGGAGGACGTACGGCACGGTCTGTGCCTCGCCGTGAACCACGACGGCCCCTCGGCCGCGGCCGGCGCCCTCACCGGCGGCCTGCTGGGCGCCCTGCACGGCGAGACGGCCCTCCCGCCGGCCTGGCTGGCCGAGCTGGAGGGCCGTCCCACCCTGCTGGAACTCGCCGACGACTTCGCCATGGAGATGACTCAGGGGCCGGCCCTGCACGGGCCGGCCGGGGCGTCGCCGGGGTGGCTGGCCCGCTATCCGAGGGCCTAGACCGGTCCGGTCGAGACTTCTAGTCCTTGACCTTCGTACCGATCACGTCCTCCACACCGCCCACCGGAGTCGGGATCGCCGCGGCCGCGGCCCCGTCCCCGTCCCCGTCCGTGTTGATCTTCTCGATGATCGCGAGGCGCTCCGGGGTGTCCTCGGGCTTGATGAAGCCGATGAGGATGTAGAGGACCAGGGAGACGGCCAGGGGGATGGAGACCTGGTACTGGAGCGGGACCCCGCCCTCGACGTTCCAGCTGATCGGGTAGTTGACCAGCCAGAAGGCGAGCAGACCCATCGACCAGCTGGTGAGCGCGGCCGTGGGACCGGAGCGGCGGAAGGGGCGGAGCAGGCCGAGCATCATCGGGATCGCCATCGGGCCCATCAGACCGGCGACCCACCTGATGACCACCGTGATGATGTCCTTGAAGGTGGGCGAGTTGACCTGGGTCGCCGCCGCCATCGACAGGCCGAGGAAGACGACCGTCGTGATGCGCGCGACCCGCAGGCCCTGCCCCTGGCTCCAGCTGCGCGCCCTGCGCCACACCACCGGTGCGCAGTCCCGGGTGAAGACGGCCGCGATCGCGTTGGCGTCGGAGGAGCACATGGCCATCGTGTGGGAGAAGAAGCCGACGATCACCAGGCCCAACAGGCCGTGCGGGAGCAGCTGTTCGGTCATCAGGCCGTAGGAGTCGGAGCCGTCCGTCTTCTGCGACTCGACCAGCAGCGGCGACATCCACATGGGGAAGAACAGGACGACCGGCCACACCAGCCACAGGATCGCCGACAGCCGGGCCGAGCGCTCGGCCTCGTGCGCGTTCGCCGTGGCCATGTAGCGCTGGGCCTGGTTGAGCATGCCGCCGTTGTACTCGAAGAGCTTGATGAAGAGGAAGGCGAGCAGGAAGACCGTGCCGTACGGGCCCACCAGCGGCTCTCCGTGACCCTGGAGTTCAGGCTCGTCCCAGGCGCCGAAGAAGCCGATGCCCTTGTCGTTGAGCTTGAGGACCACGGCGATGAACATCGCGATGCCGGCGAGGAGCTGGATGACGAACTGGCCCAACTCCGTGAGCGCGTCGGCCCACAGGCCGCCGATCGTGCAGTAGACGGCCGTGATGCCGCCGGTGATCAGGATGCCCTGGTTGAGCGAGATCCCGGTGAAGACGGACAACAGGGTCGCGATCGCGGCCCACTTCGCGCCCACGTCCACGATCTTCAGCAGCATGCCCGACCAGGCCAGCGCCTGCTGGGTCTTCAAGTCGTAGCGGTTCTTGAGGTATTCGAGCGGGGAAGCAACATGGAGCCGTGAGCGCAGCCGGTTGATACGCGGCGCGAACAGCTTGGAGCCGATGGCGATGCCGAGCGCGATGGGGAAGGACCAGGTGACGAACGACGTGACGCCATACGTGTAGGCGATGCCCGCGTACCCGGTGAACATCACCGCGCTGTAGCCCGACATGTGGTGCGAGATGCCCGACAGCCACCACGGCATCTTGCCGCCGGCCGTGAAGAAGTCGCTGACGTCGTCCACCCGTTTGTGCGACCACACGCCGATCGCGACCATCACGCCGAAATAGCCGATGAGCACGGCCCAGTCGAGACCGTTCATATGCGCCCTCCCAGGGATCAGCCCGGCGCTCATCGTGGGCGCCACCGCGTGGACACGACAAGCTGGTGTAGGGTCAAAGGGAGGTAAAGATATTCGAGATGATGGCCTACGTTCACCTACGTGAACTCATCGCATCAGCTCCCCGGCGTTGACCAGCAACGACTGTCCGGTGATCGCCCGCGCCCGGTCCGAGGCCAGGAACACGGTCGCGTCCGCGACATCCCCGTCGGTCGCGAGATCGGGGAGTGCCATCCGGTCGGTGAGCCGCTTGAGCACGTCCGCCTCCGGCACCTTGTCCGTATGAGCGGTGAACCGCACGTACGCCTGCACCGGCGGCCCCCACATCCAGCCCGGCAACACGGTGTTGACCCGGATCCGGTACGGCCCGAGCTCCCGCGCCATCGAGTACATCGCGCTGGTCAGCGCCCCCTTCGAGGCGGCGTACGCGGCCTGCCGCACCTGTGAGGGGGCGGCCACGGCCGACTGCGTCCCGACGAACACCACCGAACCGCCGCCCGCCGCCTTCAACCCCGGCAGACAGGCCCGGGTCATCCGCAGCGACCCCAGCAGGTTCACGTCGATGACCGACTGCCAGGTCGCGAAGTCCGCGTCCTCGAGCCCCCCGAAGTAGCTGTCCCACGCGGCCACCTGGACGACCGCGTCCAGCCGCCCGAACCGCTCCACCGCCAACTCCGCGAGCCGCACGCACTGTTGCTCGTCGGTGATGTCCGTCGACCGGTACGCCGTGTGCGCCCCGTCCGGATCGATCTCGGCGGCGCTCTTCGCGAGGTTCGCCTCGGTCCGCGCACCCAGCACGGCGTTCCCGCCGTCCCGTACGACGGCCGCGGCGACCTGATGACCGAGCCCGGCGCCGACGCCCGACACGACGACGGTCTTCCCGGAGAGAAGTGACATACCGGCGGCCTCCCTGCTCTGGCGCATTATCTGACGGGGCGTCAGAGTATGGGCGAGTGCTGGAGGAGGGAAGGTCCCATGTCAGAAGAGACCCACAGCGAGACGTACGCCGAACTGGCCGCCGTCGGACCCTACGGAGTCCGCCCCGGTCACGCGCTGATCACCATGGTCGAACCGCATCCCGGCCACGAGTACGCCTACAACCGCTGGTACGAGGACGATCACTACTACGCCGGCGCGATGGCCATGCCCTGGATGTACGCGGGACGCCGCTGGGTGGCCACCCGGGACCTCCAACTCCTGCGCGTCCCGGAGAAGTCGGCGGTTGCCCAGCCGGTGACCGCGGGCTGCTATCTCTCCACCTACTGGGTCACCGACGGCCGCTACGACGACCACATGAAGTGGACGGTGGCCATCAACAAGCGCCTCAACCGCGACGCCCGCGTCTACCGCGACCGCACCCACGTCTTCACGGCCTTCCAGGACCACGAGTCCACGGTCTACCGCGACGGCGCGGCGGGCCCGAGGGACTTCCACGCCCTGGACCACCCGTACCGGGGCCTGGTGCTGGAGGTGATCGACGCGGAATCCCCGGAGCGGCGAGGGGAGTTGCTGGAGTGGCTGGTCTCGCGGCACCTCCCGAAGAGCGTGACGGGCTCCCCGGCGGCGATGGTGACCGTCTTCCGCCCGACCCCCCTCCCCGGCGACCGCATGACCTACGTGAAGCAGGTGGAGGGCGTCGACACCCGCCTCACGCTGCTGTGGTTCCTGGAGACGGACCCGAGGGAGTGCTGGGACCCGTGGTTCACGGGCCTGGAGGAGAAGGTCGCGGAGTCAGGTCTCGGACGGGTGGAGCTGCTGGCGCCTTTCGTCCCGACCGTCCCGGGCACGGACACCTACGTGGATCAACTGCGCTGATCACACTGCGCTGATCACTTCAGCTCGTCCGGACAGGGCGTCCCGCGCGGCACCGTATACGGCGCCGCCAACCGATACGTCCCCGCCCGCGGAGCGATCAGCATCGTCCACTTGTCCCCGTCCGCGTCCTCCGGCGTCTCCATCAGACATCCGTTGACGTTGTCGAAGGTCTTCGGCTCCCCGTCCTCCCGCTCCTTCGACGCGTCCGTCTCCTGCGGCGGCTTCAGCTTGTTGCCCTCCGCGTCCACGATCGACAGCCAGGGCGAGTAGGGGATCCGGATGAGGATGCGCCCGGCCTTCTTCACCCGCATGGTCATCTCACCCTGCGCGGCCCGGTCGACGACCGTGTTCGGGGAGGCGAGCGGCGCCGGGTCGGTCACCTGGAACAGCTGCCAGTTCGCGTCGCCCCAGATCTGCTTCAGATACGGCATCCCGCGCTGGACCAGCTCCCGCTCCCGCTCGCCCCCGTCCCCGTCGGGCTCGTCCTTCGGCACGACCACGAAGTGCACGGCCCAGCGCTGGAGCCACTCGTGGTAGTTCGCGGAGTTCAGGGTGTCGTCGTAGAAGAGCGGGTTGCGCTCCATGTCGGCCTGGCGGTTCCAGCCCCGGGCGAGGTTGACGTACGGCGCGAGCGCGGACGCCTCGCGGTGGGAGGCGGCCGGTACGACCTCGACGCGGCCCTTCTCGGCGCCGACCTCCTGGAGCTCGTTGACCAGGGGGGCCAGCTCGCGTGCCCAGGACGCCGTGGGGGTCGTGTGGACGACGTCGTCGACGGACTTGAAGCCGATCCAGGTGGTGAACCCGGCGAAGGCGATGACGATGGCGTACCACTTGCGGCTGCGCGGCACCGCGAACGGCAGCGCGGCCGCCAGGGCCACCCCCGCGAACAGCATCGACAGGCGCGAGATGTTGGAGCCGATCTGGGAGCTCACCAGCCAGACCAGGACGACCGACAGGCTGTAGACCCCGGCAGTGATCCGGACCGTCGTCCACTCGCGCGGGACGAGGAGGAGGACCAGGAGGCCGTAGGCCAGCGGCAGGAGCACCGAGGCGATCTTCATCGGCTGGGTGCCGGCGAACGGGAAGAGCCAGGCGGACAGGGCGACGACGGCCGTGGGCGCGATGCCCAGCGCCCAGGCGCCGGGCCGCCGCTTCTGCAGGAAGAGGGCGACCGCCACGAGGCCCACGAACAGCCCGGCGACCGGTGAGGCCATGGTCGCGAGCGCGGCGAGCGTGGCAGCGCACAGGGCTTTCGCCCAGCGTTTGTAGCGCCAGCGGTGCGGCCAGCAGAAGACGACGGCGACCGCGCCGAGCGCGAACATCGTGCCGAGTCCGAAGGTCACCCGGCCCGAGGCCGCGTTGCACAGGAAGGCGTACACGCCCGCCAGCGAGGCCCACAGGGGGTTCTTCACCGACCGGCTGCGGATGAGGACCAGCGTCAGCAGCCCGGCCGAGACGGTCCCGGCGAGCATCATCGTCGTACGGACGCCGAGGACCGACATCAGATACGGCGAGACGATGCTGTACGACACCGGGTGCATGCCGCCGTACCAGGCCAGGTTGTACGCGGAGTCCGGGTGCCGGCCGACGAACTCGGCCCACGCGTCCTGTGCCGCGAGGTCGCCGCCGCTGTTCGCGAACGTGAAGAACCAGACGATGTGGAGGACGCCGGAGAGCGCGGTCATGGAGAGGACGGGGTGGCGCAGCAGCCGCTCGCGCAGCGCGAGGAGAACGGTCCAGATCCTGGCTCTGAGGCCCGTGGGAGGGCTGCCGTGCTCGGTCTCAGGTTCTGCGGGCTCGCGTATTCGCGGGCCGGTACCCGGGCCCGGGTCGGTGTCGTCGGCGCGTGTCGGCTCCGCAGTGGCCACCTGAAGGCACTCCCCGTGGTGTCCCGTCTTCATTTCCCGGCCGCGCCCCAGCGTCGACCTGCCCCGGTTCGTGACGCTAGCACGCGGCCCGCCGTCCGGAACCCGGGCGGGGTCCGGCCGGGGGCCGCGTGAGGTGTCCGTCCCGGTTCCGGATCAGCCGACGCGGGTCAGCTTGTCGGTGAATCCCGGTTCCGTCAGATCCTTCTGCAGGGTGACCGGCACCTTGACCGCGCCGCCCTCGCCGTCACCGACGGTGAGGCTGCCGACCTTGGTACCGGCCTTCGCGGTGTGCGGTACGTCGTCGGCGGCGAAGGACAGCTTCACCTTGAAGCCGGCCCAGCCGACGGCGGTGACGTCCTTGGTCAGCACGACGGGGGTGTGGCCGCCAAGGCCGTCGTCCACGTACCCGACGACGTCCCCCTTCTTCAGGATCTTCGCCGACGTCAGGGCGTCCTCGGCCGCGAGCAGCGCGACCTTGCTGACGTCGTTGACGGTCTTGATGATCGGCGCCTTGTGCTGGCCGAGGATCGCGCCGACGACGGTGACGCTCTCCCCGCCGACCTCCTTGCGGCCCGCGAAGAGGAGGTTGCCGCCGGCGGCGGTGGTGGTGCCGGTCTTGATGCCGATGCCGGTGTAGGGGACCAGATAGTTGTAGTTGTACCACTTCTGTCCGGACGGATCGATCCACTGTCCCATGGACGTGATCTCCATCAGCGCCGGGATCTTCACCAGCTCGTTGCCGAGCTTCACCTGGTCCTCGGCGCTGGAGACGGTGGTCTCCTTCAGGCCCGAGGCGTCGGTGTACTTCGTGTTCTTCATGCCGAGTTCCTCGGCGGTGTCGTTCATCTTCTTGATGAACGCCGCCTCGGAACCGGAGTCCCAGCGGGCGAGCAGCCGGGCGATGTTGTTGGCGGACGGGATCATGATCGCCGCGATCGCCTGCCGCTCGGTGAGGACGTCGCCCTTCTTGACGGTGTTGAGGGTGGACTCGCCCTGCTTGTTGTAGCCGCCCTCCTTCTCGGCGAGCGCGTCGACGGTGATCTTCGCGCCCTCCTCGCCGGACTTGAGGGGGTGGTCCTTCAGGACGATGTAGGCGGTCATGGCCTTGGCCACGGAGCCGATCGCGACGGGGGTCTGCTTGCCGAAGTTCCCCATCGTGCCGACGCCGTTGACGTCCAGCCAGCCCTGGCCCTGGGTGGGCCAGGGGAGCGGCGCCTTGCTGCCGTCGAAGGTGTAGGAGTCCTCGGCGGTGAGGCTGAGCGTGGGGGTCGGCAGCGGGCGCAGGGACTGCGCGATCGCAAACGCGACGACCAGGAGGATGAGGATCGGGGTCCAGATCTTGACCCGGCGGCCGAGGGTGCGCAGAGGGCTGGGCGGGGGCGGCGGAGTGTTGGTGAGCTCCGCCAGCAGGTCGAGGGGCGGCTTCGGCGGCAGGGGCTGCTGCGTGGTCCGCTCCGGGCCGACCTGGCCGACCTGGGGGACGGCGGCGGTCACGTCCGCCTTCGGCCGCGACTCGCGCGGCTCGTCGAGGGCCTTCAACGCGACG includes:
- a CDS encoding MFS transporter — protein: MATAEPTRADDTDPGPGTGPRIREPAEPETEHGSPPTGLRARIWTVLLALRERLLRHPVLSMTALSGVLHIVWFFTFANSGGDLAAQDAWAEFVGRHPDSAYNLAWYGGMHPVSYSIVSPYLMSVLGVRTTMMLAGTVSAGLLTLVLIRSRSVKNPLWASLAGVYAFLCNAASGRVTFGLGTMFALGAVAVVFCWPHRWRYKRWAKALCAATLAALATMASPVAGLFVGLVAVALFLQKRRPGAWALGIAPTAVVALSAWLFPFAGTQPMKIASVLLPLAYGLLVLLLVPREWTTVRITAGVYSLSVVLVWLVSSQIGSNISRLSMLFAGVALAAALPFAVPRSRKWYAIVIAFAGFTTWIGFKSVDDVVHTTPTASWARELAPLVNELQEVGAEKGRVEVVPAASHREASALAPYVNLARGWNRQADMERNPLFYDDTLNSANYHEWLQRWAVHFVVVPKDEPDGDGGERERELVQRGMPYLKQIWGDANWQLFQVTDPAPLASPNTVVDRAAQGEMTMRVKKAGRILIRIPYSPWLSIVDAEGNKLKPPQETDASKEREDGEPKTFDNVNGCLMETPEDADGDKWTMLIAPRAGTYRLAAPYTVPRGTPCPDELK
- a CDS encoding D-alanyl-D-alanine carboxypeptidase → MEEASVAGESPDRSKQRESSAEPTSGSASPVPEARSSARDPRLAVARESISLGGVDTATRVFSVRDLPKTPEKPDESPAEAGTGGSDTGEPDDAPSAAETRPEGAGGAEGPEEDREDDSATAESSGDADTDDSGTAESAGDSDAAKDRDDTDATDEPDDSGTAESPGDSTPGGNPADADTTDEPVDSATAESSGDSDAPDARLRDAVAAWVRTGDEKTGPEGKGTEPADDASEDESAPDTESKTRADTDAATETDAAETAVADDEDHVPDTADSDSPDDPDEESRPDTDKSDSPGARGTARPAPADPQTDDEPDDDGEAPEGGGSDGAGVSDKRPVDQPTAVFKAPRPPVDQPTTMLKLGKAADAADAKTAEPKDAEAPRKPETPAERTSKFVALKALDEPRESRPKADVTAAVPQVGQVGPERTTQQPLPPKPPLDLLAELTNTPPPPPSPLRTLGRRVKIWTPILILLVVAFAIAQSLRPLPTPTLSLTAEDSYTFDGSKAPLPWPTQGQGWLDVNGVGTMGNFGKQTPVAIGSVAKAMTAYIVLKDHPLKSGEEGAKITVDALAEKEGGYNKQGESTLNTVKKGDVLTERQAIAAIMIPSANNIARLLARWDSGSEAAFIKKMNDTAEELGMKNTKYTDASGLKETTVSSAEDQVKLGNELVKIPALMEITSMGQWIDPSGQKWYNYNYLVPYTGIGIKTGTTTAAGGNLLFAGRKEVGGESVTVVGAILGQHKAPIIKTVNDVSKVALLAAEDALTSAKILKKGDVVGYVDDGLGGHTPVVLTKDVTAVGWAGFKVKLSFAADDVPHTAKAGTKVGSLTVGDGEGGAVKVPVTLQKDLTEPGFTDKLTRVG